In the genome of Caenorhabditis elegans chromosome IV, the window GAGGTAGGGGAGGCATATATATTTGCAGCAGAttaaaaagcacaaaaatgacagaaaagtAACGATGGAAATGAACCACAATTTTGACgaatattcttgaaaattcaccaaaaaaatttttaaaagcgaGCTTGCGCGTCATATCTTGCACTCAGTCCGCAATGCACACAAGGCATAATAAAGTACGATCAAAACGTGTggattaaattaaaatttattcaaaattacatttttcagcaaaaactggaggcaccacgttttcaagatctgttcaaaaacaagatctGCGAAAACAAGATCCACCAAAACAAGATCTACATTTTCAAGATCTACCAAAACAAGATCTACGTTTTCAGgatctggcaccgtgccaactgCGGTTTTCTCGGAGAAAACgaaacaacgatgctccgatgttacgcgtcgcgtgttgtttagcgttcaaaatactgttttttgaaattttcttctagaagataCGCTTAGCAACACGCGACGCGTACGCGCGCGGAGAGAAAACCGCAGTTGGCACGGTGTCAGATGCTGAAAACGTAGATCTTGTTTTGGTAGATCTTGAAAATGTAGATCTTGTTTTGGTGGATCTTGTTTtcgtagatcttgtttttgaacagatcTTGAAAACGTGGTGCCTCAAAAactgttggttttttttgtgagtgGCGGCCAAAGatcttttatttgaaatattaaaataattgtatTGATGGAGGAACTGACGATTCTgcaaaaaagtaattaaataTTCTaccggtttttttcaaatgaaaatcaatcgcttgtttatttccaaaacaaaaggggtataaattgaaaaacgagagATAATGTAGAACGTGGAGAAATGGGATGGCTCTAAAATGGAACGAGAAGACCGAGAATCAGCTAGATGAAACGCagacaacaagaaaaaataacaacatttttttggggagACAAGATGTTTGTTCGTCAGGTTTTCTCCAGCTTTATAAGAAGATGAGAAGCGACACGTCACTCATGACGTAATACTGAATTCGCACAACTCCTGTGAGTTTGTTGCGAAATTGATCTAGAGCTGAGCTGTTTAGATGAGAAGTACGAAGCGGGTGGTCTCGTCCTACTCAATTAcccatttatttttagaattctgAGAGCAAAAGATGACGATTAGTTGATGTCACGTAATTAGGAGTGAGTTTCTTGTTTGTGATCTTTGTCCCGGATCCATTTACGTATGCACTCTGTGTCTGGTTAATGTGAAATGTTGTTCTTAAATtgttaattgtaaaaatttaccaaaaaaggaACAAACCAATTTGGAGGAGATGCattagattgaaaaaaaaaacacaaaaaggGAAAGAGAGAtcacaataaaattaaacCGAAAACAATATTTCTATAGATATTCTTGGGTTGAAAGTTGAATGGGGAGACCGGGAGATGGAGATTTTGTGTGAAGTGATTAATAAAAcaacaatacaaaaaaattaaaatataataagttaaaacgtattttttcgatgctTCTCGTGATGCAAATTGTGGTGCCggtcctgaaatttttaaataggcGAATATCGAATTCCTTGCAATTCCTTACCATTTTACTCGACCAAACTGACGATGTACATCATTCCAACACCCATACAGATGGCCAAAACATGCACCAAGCTCTGcgccatttttgccactttcgACAGATTGTTGTGATCTCCGGACTCGAGAAGCTCCGGGACAACGGAAACCGTCGCGATGTAGATGAATCCgccagctgaaaaaaaaacatttaaatatgCACTTTCGCTTAATTATCTGACCTGTAAAAGGCATAATAGCACTGGTATCTGCATCGTTGTTCAGGGATCCAGGATTTGAGACAAGAAGGGAGAAAACGCATCCGGTGATTGCTCCGAGAGCAGTAACGGCTTGCAAACGGATTGcctaaaattaatattttcgattaaaaaaagctCCAAGGACATTGCAAAACCTGATATTTAGAGAATCCAGATTGCACGAGAATCGCAAAATCTCCGACTTCGTGAGGTAGCTCGTGAAGAAGCACAGTCAGTGTTGTGATCCATCCAAGAGTAtttccagctgaaaatgaaGCGCCAATCGCCAATCCATCGGTGACATTATGCACGAAATCGGCAACCAAGTTCAAGTAGGCACTGGCTTTGACGTCCTGGAAATTGAgattggtaagtttttgaattaaaatgtagtttttctttcaaaccTTCAATCCCTCAACCTGTTGCTTCTTCTCTTCACTGTGCTCGTGATCATGCTCATTCAAATGACGATGCTCATCAGCAACAATATGTCCATTCTCATGAGAATGACAATGACCGCCTTTAATAATCCTAACCAACTGTTCCACCATCATGAAAACCAAAATCCCCGCGATAACGAATGTGCCGACACGAAGCTGATTCGAGTGATCATGAGAATGATCATGTTCCTTGTGGGAGTGATTGTGATCGTGATGATCATGGCTGTGATCGTGTGGACTCAATGAATGTGGAATTATATGCAAAAGCGCATCGCCGAGAAGTCCACCAGCGCCGAAAgccaataatattttcaagaaaggGCCATTGGcgtgctgaaaaataattcgtTAAGAAAATTTGCATGAAAATGTACTTACTTGTGCAGGAATAAAGAAGAGAAGTGTGCAAGGAGCAAGAGAAATTCCAACTACAGCACTTAACGAAAAGACCCAAACTTTGAGGGTGCTCAGTCGCGAATGCTGGATTTCCCGATGACTGGTATGATTTTTGCGGATCAACTGCTCATCGTGGTGATCATGATCATGCTCGTGATGATCGTGGAGCTCCTCCGAATGATCGTTCCATCCAACTTTCGTTAAAATCTCACTTCCGTCTCCTTCATGGTGATGCTCGTGGCTGTGTTCGTGGCTGAAAGCGTTGAACACTAACGCGAAGAGCAAGGCGACAAGTTGCAATCgcatttctgtaaaaatatattataaaattgctttaaattatagaaaaagtaTAGGAgtgataaaaataaagaaaacaaaaaattaaaaaagatgcAAGGTTACGGTATTCGAGAGTGTTTGCAGACTTTGAcacaaaactttgaaatatttttttaaagcctgaaaatgttaataaaatttaacatttaatcccaaatttgtttgaaatttactaGAATTTGATTAAATTACACTTTTAATTCTAATTGgaaagcagaaaaaaattcaagaaaagcttcgaaaagttcgaaattcGAAACCGGGTACGGTATGCAGATGCGATTGCGTACAAAATAAAatcgtggaaattttttgaaaattttccgcgatttctttgaatatttcattaaaattgatttcttcGGCAATAATAGAGCATAGAAagcaaacattttaattttcaataaaaatattttgaaaaaaacctattttccactataaaaatcgaaaaattcacaattttctgcgcaagtttcgaaaaaaaagtctgaattTAAATTCACCTTCAAAGCAAATACACCACCAATTGAGTCCAATGCAGTGTGGAAATAAAATGCGTCTCTACGAGGCTATTTGTTCTCCAAGGAAAAACGCCAATTGCATCATCTGGCGAAACGCTGACGTGTTATAACACCCGGCACTGAAGTGTTCGCGCGGATGTGAGTATAAATCGAACATTTTATGAGTTACTGGTTTGTATTCCGAAAAAAGTTAGGAATTGAAATGTATtcgcaaaaataaataaatatcacAGCAGAACTGGAACTAAAAGGGGAAAACTACACGATAGAGATCATTAACCtgattgggcaaaaataatgGTAAGTATTTAGgaattgcaaaaagttttataaacaCATGGAGTCCTCTCGGATTCTTCTCTGGAATCGTTGACGTTCTTCTGTGGTGAGAGTGATCTCATTGAGCTGAATCTCCGGAATCTCCATATCCAACGCTGATTGGAAGATGTCTTGGTCTTCGGTATCTGCTGGCAAGTTCTGGATGCTTGCCAACGGAGTCTTTTCAGCAAGCGTCTTCATTTCCTTCGCCTCGTCTTCGAGTCCCCATTCTTGGAGCTCGCCTGGAAgtttcgtcaattttttgatagttttatgCAATACCTCTTACCTGatccaaaaactaaaaatacaGCTCCACAGATAATATTCGCAGCTGCACATACAAGGAACAATGTTTGCCATTCGGATAGGGTGTTCTACAAAACATTCAAATACGAAAAAGATCTCAGATCATGAATAACCTGTTTCTTGATGAGCCCAACAATAGCAGGTGTGGCCAATCGTCCCATCATTGCGCAAAATACAGAAATCGAAGACATTGTTGCTGTGTACTTGGGTGCCAGGGAGAGAAGCGATGTGTAGAATCCACTGACTAGAGTTCCCATGCAGCCATACCTAGAATTAAAGTTGATTGGGTGAGCTTTGGAATGTATAGCTGACATCATGCAGAAGAATACGAATCCTAGGGTTGGGTTTGTGCAATCGACAAAGTAGGTGATTAGGATCAGAAACAGGGCACCGCCGAAATTCgctgaaagttttaatttttatcgaagGATGTGTATTCCGACTCCATTtgattgttgaaatttgaaataaatattttatacaaTCCTTTGCAAACTAtcagatttttctttcaggTACAGTACCAGTTCTGGCCACGAATGGCGCATTCTCAAATTGAGACAGCTCAAAAAAGTGTTCCTGACCCACTCAAACCTAAAACATTTAAACTCCGCCCATATATTGGCTCACGAATTCCTTGGTaacttccagatttttttgtacttttcttgtatttttcaagaaatatcaCAAGGTATAACAAATGAGAGACATACCAATAGACTGTGACAGCTTGACCCCAAATGTTCCGCTGATAATTTTCTTCTCCTTTGCCCTATCAATCGTAATTCCCCACACGATTTTCAGTGCAAAGTTGACAATGTTCGGAACAGATGTGTAGGTGCCGTTCTGAATTAGATACATAATTTATTGACGAGAAATAAAATCTTACAGCAATAACTCCCAAATGAAGGACATCCTTGAAATAGTTTGGAAGGTAAATTTGCAGTAAGGTGACTATGAAGTTGATGACAAATTGACATAGAAGTTGAGCAAGAAACGCGGGGGACTTCAGGATTTTTGAGTAGGGTACTACCAGAGATCGCTGGAAAAATAGACACTGCACTACTTTAATTCCTTATTCTctattcttcttgtttttctgttttctagTTCTTACCTCACCCATTTCCCACACTCGAGATGAACTCTTGCTGGGTTTGTCtcgttttataaatttattttctcattaacCTTAAATTGTACTACCTTTTTATGTATTACCTTTTGGCTcttaatgttgaaaataaatcaaatcaaatcaacTACATCTTACGTGCAAGCTTACATTAGTTTTATTAGATCGTCGGACAACATTTGCGTCCAAATAATCCCTTTCGGTTTTTGTCATTACTTTGCATTTTGATGGTTGATTCGATGCGGTAAGGAACCAGCAAACTGACCAAATCGTTGATACAAtacctgaaaatgtttaatttctttcagttttgcTACACGGTACTAGAAATTCTATCTGTTGCGCACCCATATAAAATGCCTAACCTCAAACATGCCCAACTTacttgcaaaataaaaaatcgatggcCACCCGAAAGAGGACGCACAAAGCGATGCTGCAACAGGGTTTCCTCCAGCGCCAGCCATTTGATTACCAGTTGTGAATAGAGATATCGCTGTACTTCGTTCGGCACTTGGGAACCAGTTTGCAAGAATTGCATTGTTTGCTGGGAGGATGAAtccctgaaaatgaaaaaaaaagttgattttttaggTCAGACTAATCTAGATGTTTTTggtaaatctaattttttttcgatcacttgaaaataatttcaaatttcggaaGTTATAGAGTATCGAAAATTCCTTAAAAGCAATAATATTacgacaattttcagaaacgaaACTAACAGACTTCTTAAATACAGTTCTGTGTATAACTATGTggccaaaaataaaactctATAGCTACCTTAATAAGGAGAAAGTTCTCAAATTAACAAGCTAAAGATGCCCTTTATACgatcaattttacaaatttcagtcTGGAAAGATAGGGATTGTAGTTTCCTTACCTCCCCTAATCCCATAATAACTCTTGAGATAAAAACTGGA includes:
- the slc-17.4 gene encoding Major facilitator superfamily (MFS) profile domain-containing protein (Confirmed by transcript evidence), which translates into the protein MTLDTKPAVKRVASKPDVKKFPFFHPFSRRLHICLLCMAGFCCTTFMRMHIAISMTCMINSTALALESAVFPEAFENSSSIFEELEPVSNGACSSNADVNKKVVVDYGGQLVWNSQEQNLIFSGTFWGSIITVLPSMFFINRYSPRYVLQAAVGCYILMTAITPYIATRFGPYPVFISRVIMGLGEGFILPANNAILANWFPSAERSTAISLFTTGNQMAGAGGNPVAASLCASSFGWPSIFYFASIVSTIWSVCWFLTASNQPSKCKVMTKTERDYLDANVVRRSNKTNRSLVVPYSKILKSPAFLAQLLCQFVINFIVTLLQIYLPNYFKDVLHLGVIANGTYTSVPNIVNFALKIVWGITIDRAKEKKIISGTFGVKLSQSIGMAAWEL
- the zipt-7.1 gene encoding Zinc transporter zipt-7.1 (Confirmed by transcript evidence); its protein translation is MRLQLVALLFALVFNAFSHEHSHEHHHEGDGSEILTKVGWNDHSEELHDHHEHDHDHHDEQLIRKNHTSHREIQHSRLSTLKVWVFSLSAVVGISLAPCTLLFFIPAQHANGPFLKILLAFGAGGLLGDALLHIIPHSLSPHDHSHDHHDHNHSHKEHDHSHDHSNQLRVGTFVIAGILVFMMVEQLVRIIKGGHCHSHENGHIVADEHRHLNEHDHEHSEEKKQQVEGLKDVKASAYLNLVADFVHNVTDGLAIGASFSAGNTLGWITTLTVLLHELPHEVGDFAILVQSGFSKYQAIRLQAVTALGAITGCVFSLLVSNPGSLNNDADTSAIMPFTAGGFIYIATVSVVPELLESGDHNNLSKVAKMAQSLVHVLAICMGVGMMYIVSLVE
- the slc-17.4 gene encoding Major facilitator superfamily (MFS) profile domain-containing protein (Confirmed by transcript evidence), which encodes MTLDTKPAVKRVASKPDVKKFPFFHPFSRRLHICLLCMAGFCCTTFMRMHIAISMTCMINSTALALESAVFPEAFENSSSIFEELEPVSNGACSSNADVNKKVVVDYGGQLVWNSQEQNLIFSGTFWGSIITVLPSMFFINRYSPRYVLQAAVGCYILMTAITPYIATRFGPYPVFISRVIMGLGEGFILPANNAILANWFPSAERSTAISLFTTGNQMAGAGGNPVAASLCASSFGWPSIFYFASIVSTIWSVCWFLTASNQPSKCKVMTKTERDYLDANVVRRSNKTNRSLVVPYSKILKSPAFLAQLLCQFVINFIVTLLQIYLPNYFKDVLHLGVIANGTYTSVPNIVNFALKIVWGITIDRAKEKKIISGTFGVKLSQSIANFGGALFLILITYFVDCTNPTLGFVFFCMMYGCMGTLVSGFYTSLLSLAPKYTATMSSISVFCAMMGRLATPAIVGLIKKQNTLSEWQTLFLVCAAANIICGAVFLVFGSGELQEWGLEDEAKEMKTLAEKTPLASIQNLPADTEDQDIFQSALDMEIPEIQLNEITLTTEERQRFQRRIREDSMCL